From the Paraburkholderia sp. PREW-6R genome, one window contains:
- a CDS encoding FAD-dependent monooxygenase — protein MDAAAYDASSVLIVGAGPTGLAAAMSLARARIPVRLIDKAMQPAPYSRAIGIQARTLELLEQHRLVEPFLELGHRARIANLVSNGMRLAQLDFDPLHTRYPYLLFLDQSITERLLTEHLATLGVTVERGVELTSFSQGAASVQATLRRADGHTESARPSYMIAADGAHSMIRHRLGMSFAGRTFEQTFLLADLHAETDWPDDEFHIFASGEGLVALFPLGHGRHRLIADQAVESAAAPATLTPAVLGEPPLNQVPPPSLDQCRTLIGRRVHERVDVSDLAWSSYFHVNSRMVERLRVGRIFFAGDAAHVHSPAGAQGMNTGIQEAFNLGWKLARVINGAAPDRLLDTYHLERHPIEREVLRQTGFMTQMAEADHGPLKLLRERVMPVLAALGPLRDAARLTISELSVQYRRSPLTLERVLDGGPRAGERAPDALVHVVDGPLGRAPGVGCIFDLHDPAFFSLFLLVPPLPVDGTPLDPAATHRVAPETELDRLTGEVERLLPGAVRIWRITDTTGEGGPSLAESYGRTRPSFYLVRPDGYISARGRTGSDLHGLLRHCEAWFAVGGEIREQAAL, from the coding sequence ATGGACGCTGCCGCATATGACGCGTCGTCGGTGCTGATCGTCGGGGCGGGCCCAACGGGGCTTGCCGCCGCAATGAGTCTGGCGCGCGCACGCATTCCCGTGCGTCTGATCGACAAGGCGATGCAGCCCGCCCCGTATTCGCGGGCCATCGGCATTCAGGCGCGGACGCTCGAACTGCTCGAACAACACCGGCTGGTCGAACCATTTCTCGAGCTGGGTCATCGCGCGCGCATCGCGAATCTGGTTTCCAACGGCATGCGTCTCGCGCAGCTCGATTTCGATCCGCTGCATACGCGCTATCCGTACCTGCTGTTCCTCGACCAATCCATCACTGAACGCCTGCTGACCGAGCATCTCGCGACGCTGGGCGTGACGGTCGAGCGCGGCGTCGAACTGACGTCGTTCTCGCAGGGCGCGGCCAGTGTTCAGGCGACGCTCAGGCGCGCGGACGGCCATACCGAATCCGCCCGGCCGTCGTACATGATCGCAGCCGACGGCGCGCATAGCATGATCCGTCATCGCCTCGGCATGAGCTTCGCGGGCCGCACGTTCGAGCAGACTTTCCTGCTGGCCGACCTGCATGCGGAAACCGACTGGCCCGACGACGAGTTCCACATATTCGCGTCGGGCGAAGGTCTTGTCGCACTGTTTCCGTTGGGTCACGGGCGGCATCGGCTGATTGCGGATCAAGCGGTCGAGTCCGCTGCCGCGCCCGCCACGCTGACGCCCGCCGTGCTCGGCGAACCGCCGCTGAACCAGGTGCCGCCGCCGTCGCTCGATCAATGCAGGACGCTGATCGGGCGCCGCGTGCACGAACGCGTCGACGTATCGGACCTCGCGTGGTCGTCGTACTTTCATGTGAATAGCCGGATGGTGGAGCGCTTGCGCGTCGGCCGCATTTTCTTTGCCGGCGATGCGGCGCACGTGCATAGTCCTGCCGGCGCGCAAGGTATGAACACCGGCATCCAGGAAGCATTCAACCTCGGCTGGAAACTGGCGCGCGTGATCAACGGCGCGGCGCCGGACAGGTTGCTCGATACCTATCATCTGGAGCGTCATCCGATCGAGCGGGAGGTGCTGCGGCAAACCGGGTTCATGACACAGATGGCCGAAGCCGACCACGGTCCGCTCAAGCTGCTGCGCGAACGTGTGATGCCCGTACTTGCCGCGCTCGGTCCGCTGCGCGATGCCGCGCGCCTGACGATCAGCGAGTTGTCGGTCCAGTACCGGCGCAGTCCGCTTACGCTCGAACGTGTGCTCGACGGCGGCCCGCGTGCCGGCGAGCGCGCGCCCGACGCGCTGGTGCACGTGGTGGACGGTCCGCTTGGCCGCGCGCCGGGCGTCGGCTGCATTTTCGATCTGCATGATCCGGCGTTCTTCTCGCTATTTCTGCTCGTCCCGCCGCTTCCCGTCGACGGCACGCCGCTCGACCCCGCGGCCACACACCGCGTGGCACCCGAGACGGAGCTGGACCGCCTGACTGGCGAGGTCGAGCGCCTGCTGCCGGGCGCGGTGCGCATCTGGCGCATCACCGACACGACGGGCGAGGGCGGCCCGTCGCTCGCGGAGTCGTATGGACGCACCCGGCCCTCGTTCTATCTCGTGCGGCCGGACGGCTACATCAGCGCGCGGGGACGCACCGGCTCCGATCTGCATGGTCTGCTGCGGCACTGTGAAGCGTGGTTCGCGGTGGGCGGCGAGATACGGGAGCAGGCGGCACTGTGA
- a CDS encoding cation diffusion facilitator family transporter, with amino-acid sequence MNSYFDPKRAAEGPEDDRKPASAASAGAAHDHAANALGGQGHGHAAHGGYDHSHTDHGHADHAHADHGHTARTHDDPTHSHAGHSHAGHSHAGHAHHHAPVAGHGRAFALAVALNIAIVVIQAIYGVIAHSTALLADAGHNLSDVLGLLLAWGATWLATRRPSARYTFGYGSSSILASLVNAGLLLFACGVIVTEAIGRLMNPAPVAGLAVFVVATVGVVVNGFSAWLFMRGQKEDLNIRGAFLHMAADAGISAAVAISGLVILYTNWTWLDPVMSLVVVAVVVYGTWGLLRDSVRLALDAVPPGVDLKTIHAYLSGQPGVVNVHDLHVWALSTTGNAMSAHLVMPAGHPGDEALDLIVVTLRERYSMQHATLQVDLGTTRHRCAMETLHTH; translated from the coding sequence ATGAACTCATACTTTGACCCGAAGCGGGCCGCCGAAGGACCCGAGGACGATCGCAAGCCCGCGTCCGCCGCAAGCGCCGGCGCAGCGCACGATCATGCCGCCAATGCGCTGGGCGGCCAGGGGCACGGCCACGCCGCTCACGGCGGCTATGACCACAGCCATACAGACCACGGCCACGCAGACCACGCTCACGCAGACCACGGCCACACAGCCCGCACCCACGACGATCCTACACACAGCCACGCCGGCCACTCCCACGCCGGCCACTCCCACGCCGGCCACGCTCACCACCACGCGCCTGTCGCCGGCCACGGCCGCGCGTTCGCGCTCGCCGTCGCGCTCAACATCGCGATCGTCGTCATTCAGGCCATTTACGGCGTCATCGCGCATTCCACGGCGCTTCTTGCCGACGCCGGCCACAATCTGTCCGACGTCCTCGGTCTGCTGCTCGCGTGGGGCGCGACGTGGCTGGCCACGCGTCGTCCGTCCGCGCGCTACACGTTCGGCTACGGCAGTTCGTCGATTCTCGCGTCGCTCGTGAATGCGGGTTTGCTGTTGTTCGCCTGCGGCGTGATCGTGACCGAAGCGATCGGGCGGCTGATGAACCCGGCGCCGGTCGCGGGTCTCGCGGTGTTCGTCGTGGCCACCGTCGGCGTGGTCGTCAACGGATTCTCCGCGTGGCTTTTCATGCGCGGCCAGAAGGAAGATCTGAATATTCGCGGCGCGTTTCTGCACATGGCGGCGGATGCCGGTATTTCGGCCGCTGTCGCGATCAGCGGCCTCGTGATCCTCTACACCAACTGGACGTGGCTCGACCCGGTGATGAGTCTGGTGGTCGTTGCGGTCGTCGTGTATGGCACGTGGGGCCTGCTGCGCGACTCGGTGCGGCTCGCGCTCGATGCCGTGCCGCCCGGCGTCGATCTGAAAACGATCCATGCCTATCTCTCGGGCCAGCCCGGCGTCGTCAACGTGCATGATCTGCACGTGTGGGCGCTCTCCACCACGGGCAATGCGATGAGCGCCCATCTCGTGATGCCCGCCGGCCATCCGGGCGACGAAGCGCTCGATCTGATTGTCGTCACGCTGCGCGAGCGCTATTCGATGCAGCACGCAACGCTGCAAGTCGACCTCGGCACGACGCGGCATCGCTGCGCAATGGAAACGTTGCACACGCACTGA
- a CDS encoding metalloregulator ArsR/SmtB family transcription factor, giving the protein MPSSVTFDSADSRSQDTIVLLADVFRLLGDPTRLRIVLTCLDERRAVGAIAQTLALSPSLVSHHLRLLRAARIVRAERQGKQVFYLAADRHISAMLAGMLEHVAEPAGEFPLDPS; this is encoded by the coding sequence ATGCCTTCATCCGTCACATTCGACTCCGCTGACTCTCGCTCGCAGGACACAATCGTGCTGCTGGCCGATGTGTTCCGCCTGCTTGGCGATCCCACGCGCCTGCGGATCGTGCTGACCTGTCTGGATGAACGTCGCGCGGTCGGTGCGATTGCGCAAACGCTCGCACTGTCGCCTTCGCTGGTGAGTCATCATCTGCGGCTGTTGCGCGCGGCGCGCATCGTGCGTGCGGAACGGCAGGGCAAGCAGGTGTTCTATCTTGCCGCCGACCGTCATATCAGCGCGATGCTTGCCGGGATGCTCGAACATGTGGCCGAACCGGCAGGTGAATTTCCTTTGGATCCGTCATGA
- a CDS encoding tetratricopeptide repeat protein produces MQPVFDRAFAAHRDGRLDDAERGYRATLDGNPVHVDALHLLGVLRHQQGQHAEAADLVRRAVKLRPEDAALQLNLGNALRALGKIDDAIEQFRNALTIAPSFPMAHYNLGNAYAALGRHEDAADAFERSVRLQPNDASSHNNLGNARHALGRHAEAIASFRRALELRPGHAGALNNMGMSLNALDRPDEAIACFQAALAAQPRFVAAHFNLGNTFDATGRHAEAVASFQAALALQPNLPPAIFGLGNALAASGRHAQALPYLERAVGLDPQFALAWLSLGNAHQALGAHTAAIRAFDQALRLRPDLASAHMNRALTWLALRDFARGLPEYEWRLQTIAQPVIQTLPRWHGEPIEQRTLLVHAEQGFGDTLQFVRFVPIAAQRAARVVLEVQPQLLPLLAPAAQSWRVTLIAQGAPRPAADLHCPLVSLPLVLGTSVDTIPARTPYLSVPPAYGRKWRGSLGGQAKRKIGVAWSGRIQQNETRSMPLAALDPLFAIEGIDWIVLQPALSADERAALDAHPRAASIHRFDSRIGDFADTAAIIERLDAVVSIDTSIAHLAGALRKPLWLMLPFAADWRWFTVDARSPWYPGATLVRQRQPGGWNDVVETVVQEVRKSQGRG; encoded by the coding sequence ATGCAACCCGTATTTGACCGCGCGTTCGCGGCGCATCGTGACGGCCGCCTCGACGACGCCGAACGCGGCTACCGCGCGACGCTCGACGGCAACCCCGTGCACGTCGACGCGCTGCACCTGCTGGGCGTCTTGCGCCACCAGCAGGGCCAGCATGCCGAAGCCGCCGACCTCGTGCGGCGCGCGGTCAAGCTGCGCCCGGAAGATGCCGCGCTGCAACTGAACCTCGGCAACGCATTGAGAGCGCTCGGCAAGATCGACGACGCGATCGAACAGTTCCGCAACGCGTTGACGATCGCGCCGTCGTTTCCGATGGCGCACTACAACCTCGGCAATGCGTATGCCGCGCTCGGCCGCCACGAAGACGCCGCCGACGCCTTCGAGCGATCGGTGCGTCTGCAACCGAACGACGCGTCGTCGCACAACAATCTCGGTAACGCGCGTCATGCGCTCGGGCGGCACGCGGAGGCCATCGCGTCGTTCCGGCGCGCGCTCGAATTGCGGCCGGGTCATGCGGGCGCGTTGAACAACATGGGCATGTCGCTGAATGCGCTCGATCGCCCGGACGAGGCCATTGCATGCTTTCAGGCGGCGCTCGCCGCGCAGCCGCGCTTTGTCGCCGCGCACTTCAATCTCGGCAACACGTTCGACGCCACCGGCCGCCACGCGGAAGCGGTCGCGTCGTTCCAGGCGGCGCTCGCCTTGCAGCCGAATCTGCCGCCGGCCATTTTCGGACTGGGTAACGCGCTTGCCGCATCAGGACGTCATGCGCAGGCGCTGCCGTATCTTGAACGCGCGGTTGGGCTCGACCCGCAGTTCGCGCTGGCGTGGCTGAGCCTCGGCAATGCGCACCAGGCGCTCGGCGCGCATACCGCCGCCATTCGCGCGTTCGATCAGGCGTTGCGTCTGCGCCCCGATCTCGCCTCCGCGCACATGAACCGCGCGCTCACATGGCTCGCGCTGCGCGACTTCGCCCGCGGCCTGCCGGAGTATGAGTGGCGGCTGCAAACCATCGCGCAGCCCGTGATTCAGACATTGCCGCGCTGGCATGGCGAGCCGATCGAACAGCGCACGCTGCTGGTCCATGCCGAACAGGGTTTCGGCGATACATTGCAATTCGTGCGTTTCGTGCCGATCGCCGCACAACGCGCTGCGCGTGTCGTGCTCGAAGTGCAACCGCAATTGCTGCCGCTGCTCGCGCCGGCCGCCCAAAGCTGGCGCGTGACGCTGATCGCACAAGGCGCGCCGCGCCCTGCCGCCGATCTGCACTGTCCACTGGTGAGCCTGCCGCTCGTGCTTGGCACGTCTGTCGACACGATTCCCGCGCGTACCCCTTATCTGAGCGTACCGCCAGCCTACGGCCGGAAATGGCGCGGCTCGCTCGGCGGTCAGGCGAAACGCAAGATCGGTGTTGCGTGGTCGGGCCGCATCCAGCAGAACGAAACACGCTCGATGCCGCTCGCCGCGCTCGACCCGTTGTTCGCAATCGAAGGCATCGACTGGATCGTGCTGCAACCTGCCTTAAGCGCTGACGAACGCGCGGCGCTCGACGCCCATCCGCGCGCGGCGTCGATTCATCGATTCGACAGCAGGATCGGCGATTTCGCGGACACGGCCGCGATCATCGAACGGCTCGACGCGGTGGTGTCGATCGATACGTCCATTGCGCACCTGGCCGGCGCGCTGCGCAAGCCGCTATGGCTGATGCTGCCGTTCGCGGCGGACTGGCGCTGGTTCACCGTCGACGCACGCAGCCCGTGGTATCCGGGCGCAACGCTCGTGCGGCAGCGCCAGCCCGGCGGGTGGAACGACGTGGTCGAAACCGTCGTGCAGGAAGTACGCAAGAGTCAGGGGCGGGGCTGA
- a CDS encoding MFS transporter — protein sequence MSTATHATSSSEESKVKTVFRVVSGNFLEMYDFMVYGYYASAIAKTYFPGGSEFASLMLSLSVFGAGFLMRPLGAIVLGAYIDHHGRRKGLILTLGLMALGTLTVAAIPGYATIGVLAPVLVLFGRLLQGFSAGVELGGVSVYLSEIATKGNKGFYCAWQSGSQQVAVVFAALIGVVLNKALPADQMGAWGWRVPFLIGCLIVPFLFLIRRSLKETEEFKARKHRPAMSEIMKTMAANWGIVLGGMGMVIMTTVSFYMITAYTPTFGKEVLKLSSIDTLVVTVCIGLSNLVWLPLAGALSDRIGRRPVLLAFTILTIVTAYPALQWLVAEPSFARLLVVELWLSFLYGCYNGAMVVALTEVMPVEVRTAGFSLAYSLATTIGGFTPAISTLLIHSTGNKAAPGLFLGLAAICGLIATLVLYRTREARDQYRTA from the coding sequence ATGTCAACAGCGACACACGCTACGTCTTCTTCGGAAGAATCCAAGGTCAAGACAGTCTTCCGCGTAGTGAGCGGTAACTTTCTTGAGATGTACGACTTCATGGTCTACGGCTATTACGCGTCGGCGATCGCCAAGACCTATTTCCCGGGTGGCAGCGAGTTCGCCTCGCTGATGCTGTCGCTTTCCGTGTTCGGCGCAGGTTTCCTGATGCGTCCGCTCGGCGCGATCGTGCTCGGCGCGTACATCGACCATCATGGCCGGCGCAAAGGCCTGATTCTCACGCTTGGCCTGATGGCGCTCGGCACACTGACAGTCGCCGCGATTCCGGGGTACGCGACGATCGGCGTGCTCGCACCGGTACTCGTTTTATTCGGACGCCTGCTGCAAGGTTTCTCTGCGGGGGTGGAGCTGGGTGGCGTGTCGGTCTATCTGTCCGAGATCGCCACGAAGGGCAACAAAGGTTTTTATTGCGCATGGCAGTCGGGTAGTCAGCAGGTGGCCGTGGTGTTCGCCGCGCTGATCGGTGTGGTGTTGAACAAGGCGCTGCCGGCCGACCAGATGGGTGCGTGGGGCTGGCGCGTGCCGTTTCTGATTGGCTGCCTGATCGTGCCGTTCCTGTTCCTGATCCGCCGTTCGCTGAAGGAAACCGAGGAGTTCAAGGCGCGCAAGCATCGCCCGGCCATGAGCGAAATCATGAAGACGATGGCCGCAAACTGGGGCATCGTGCTCGGCGGTATGGGCATGGTCATCATGACCACCGTGTCGTTCTACATGATCACCGCCTATACGCCGACCTTCGGCAAGGAAGTGCTCAAGCTCTCGTCGATCGATACGCTGGTCGTGACCGTGTGTATCGGCCTGTCGAACCTCGTCTGGCTGCCGCTCGCCGGTGCGCTGTCGGACCGGATCGGCCGCCGCCCGGTGTTGCTGGCGTTCACGATCCTGACCATCGTCACCGCGTATCCGGCGCTGCAGTGGCTGGTCGCCGAGCCGTCGTTCGCGCGTCTCCTGGTGGTCGAACTGTGGCTGTCGTTCCTGTATGGCTGCTACAACGGCGCGATGGTCGTGGCGCTTACCGAAGTCATGCCGGTCGAGGTGCGAACCGCCGGCTTCTCACTTGCCTATAGCCTCGCGACGACGATCGGCGGTTTTACCCCGGCGATCTCGACGCTGCTGATCCACAGCACTGGCAACAAGGCCGCGCCCGGCCTGTTCCTCGGTCTGGCGGCAATCTGCGGGCTGATCGCGACGCTGGTGCTGTACCGCACGCGGGAAGCGCGGGATCAGTACCGGACCGCGTGA
- a CDS encoding GNAT family N-acetyltransferase gives MQTTRTLSLRPATFADAALIASIHSASWQATYRGLLPDSFLDGEVAGERAAYWEARLRAPGQERRMVVIAELADEPIGFMCVERQPESAWGVLLDNLHALPGYQGIGAGKLLMRAAQDWAREQGETQMYLYVLEGNTPAIGFYERQGWQFVGAEPDHMGGVDITALRYVYRLDR, from the coding sequence ATGCAAACCACCCGCACCCTGTCGCTGCGCCCTGCAACGTTCGCGGACGCCGCACTCATCGCTTCCATTCATAGCGCCAGTTGGCAGGCCACGTATCGCGGCCTGCTGCCCGACTCGTTTCTCGATGGCGAGGTGGCCGGCGAACGCGCTGCGTATTGGGAAGCGCGCCTGCGCGCTCCGGGGCAAGAGCGCCGCATGGTGGTCATCGCGGAACTGGCGGACGAGCCGATCGGGTTCATGTGTGTCGAGCGTCAGCCGGAATCCGCGTGGGGCGTGTTGCTCGATAACCTGCATGCGCTGCCGGGCTATCAGGGTATCGGCGCCGGCAAGCTGCTCATGCGCGCCGCGCAGGACTGGGCACGCGAGCAGGGCGAAACGCAGATGTATCTCTACGTGCTCGAGGGCAACACGCCGGCCATTGGCTTTTACGAGCGGCAAGGCTGGCAGTTTGTCGGCGCCGAACCGGACCACATGGGCGGCGTCGATATCACCGCATTGCGCTATGTGTACCGGCTCGATCGCTAG
- a CDS encoding DUF2968 domain-containing protein, with product MKYPLIVRRAMLLATSCALLQQSGLVLSAQAQDFPPTAGTRPSLNTLTPQPVAAALRAAASESPAQAGNASNATNSANAADAANAQGNVAELMQLIQDGRLSELRTTYNGSYGASLFFYPQQMAYYIALFQDKHFWRVIRSEDAARAEAIYAGFVQQTVQLSDVEIRRTQLQAQKAYIEEVIALSEDRARRLQADLNVARAQEAKVSDYQRQTQSEAVALHVEKDRAQAQLRQVENQVMQLQRQTESGLPPQK from the coding sequence ATGAAGTACCCCTTAATAGTACGGCGTGCCATGCTGCTCGCGACTTCATGTGCGCTGTTGCAGCAGAGCGGTCTCGTGCTGTCGGCGCAGGCGCAAGACTTCCCGCCCACGGCCGGCACGCGGCCGTCGCTCAACACGTTGACGCCGCAGCCCGTGGCCGCGGCGCTGCGCGCTGCGGCGTCGGAGTCACCGGCTCAAGCGGGCAATGCAAGCAACGCCACGAATTCCGCCAACGCCGCGGATGCCGCCAACGCGCAAGGCAATGTTGCCGAACTGATGCAACTGATTCAAGACGGGCGATTGAGCGAATTGCGCACCACCTATAACGGCAGCTACGGTGCAAGTCTGTTTTTTTATCCGCAACAGATGGCGTACTACATCGCGCTCTTCCAGGATAAACATTTCTGGCGCGTCATCAGGTCCGAGGACGCGGCACGCGCTGAAGCGATTTATGCGGGCTTTGTCCAGCAAACGGTGCAACTGTCGGATGTCGAAATTCGTCGCACGCAATTGCAGGCTCAGAAGGCTTATATCGAAGAGGTGATCGCGCTGTCTGAAGATCGCGCGAGACGTCTGCAGGCCGATCTGAATGTGGCGCGTGCGCAGGAGGCAAAGGTGAGCGACTATCAACGGCAGACACAAAGCGAAGCGGTCGCGTTGCATGTCGAGAAAGACAGGGCGCAAGCACAGTTGCGTCAGGTCGAAAATCAGGTAATGCAGTTGCAAAGGCAAACGGAGTCCGGCTTGCCACCGCAGAAATAA
- a CDS encoding gamma-glutamyl-gamma-aminobutyrate hydrolase family protein (Members of this family of hydrolases with an active site Cys residue belong to MEROPS family C26.) gives MSENKPDNAGTPGSSPSPTASPASPGTSPGATSGATPGASPGVSPGIGMPPEPAASLPLSHEDAIQSPIKDTVTPAAEEAAIRSSTDELDSASTVTPEDPHSARQRDAAEARSSAAASTAKQEAAVHEREARYATRHPVRPAATVSGSERSAGDLAHSAEDAEVIEDAKASTTRPVGSPPPGFGAAPDFTASNPPPPNALPPSPPRYLKQNDSAWTVFGRIVAARARQIFDRAGQRITQRTLRIGVSARIFHPEPGAKGLRGKTLQYLEESIAHWVMSRDVLVFMIPTVGHQGMLHPSNIRLRDYAKHLDGLLLQGGADVSPQSYAEQATSHEWPGDRVRDMYELELLHEFIESGKPVLGVCRGCQLINVAFGGTLYQDIATDVPTAGAHVNENYDQHRHGIHFPDGSTLTNMFPGRRDAIVNSIHHQAVKTLGRDLNIEAVSASDGIIEAVRYRRAPFVMGVQWHPEFHRAGGPELLDCTPLLDTFLRVARETRF, from the coding sequence ATGAGCGAAAACAAACCTGATAACGCCGGTACGCCCGGCTCCTCACCGTCGCCTACGGCGTCGCCAGCATCGCCCGGTACAAGTCCAGGTGCAACGTCTGGCGCAACGCCGGGCGCATCGCCGGGTGTATCACCTGGCATTGGCATGCCGCCCGAACCGGCGGCGTCGCTGCCCCTCTCGCACGAAGACGCGATCCAGTCGCCGATCAAAGACACAGTAACGCCCGCCGCCGAAGAAGCCGCCATCAGGTCGTCGACCGATGAGCTCGATAGCGCGTCGACCGTCACGCCCGAAGATCCGCACAGCGCCCGTCAACGCGACGCGGCCGAGGCGCGCAGTTCGGCGGCAGCGTCCACGGCGAAACAGGAAGCGGCTGTGCACGAGCGTGAAGCGCGGTATGCCACGCGGCATCCGGTGCGGCCTGCGGCGACGGTGTCCGGCAGCGAACGCAGTGCCGGTGACCTGGCGCACTCCGCCGAAGATGCCGAGGTGATCGAAGATGCAAAGGCATCCACCACGCGCCCGGTTGGCTCGCCGCCGCCGGGCTTCGGCGCGGCGCCCGACTTTACCGCCTCCAACCCGCCCCCGCCGAATGCGCTGCCGCCGTCGCCGCCTCGTTACCTGAAGCAGAACGACTCTGCCTGGACCGTGTTCGGCCGCATCGTGGCGGCGCGTGCACGGCAGATTTTCGACCGGGCGGGTCAACGGATCACGCAGCGCACGCTACGCATTGGCGTGTCGGCGCGGATCTTCCATCCGGAACCCGGCGCGAAAGGGCTGCGCGGTAAAACGCTGCAATATCTGGAAGAGTCGATCGCACATTGGGTGATGTCGCGCGATGTGCTCGTCTTCATGATTCCGACGGTGGGGCATCAAGGGATGCTGCATCCCAGCAACATCCGGTTGCGCGACTATGCGAAACATCTCGACGGCTTGCTGCTGCAAGGCGGCGCGGACGTCTCGCCGCAGTCGTATGCGGAGCAGGCGACCAGTCACGAGTGGCCGGGCGACCGCGTGCGCGATATGTACGAACTGGAGTTGCTGCACGAATTCATCGAGTCTGGCAAGCCGGTGCTCGGTGTGTGCCGCGGCTGCCAGCTGATCAACGTGGCGTTTGGCGGCACGCTTTATCAGGATATCGCCACCGATGTGCCTACTGCGGGCGCGCATGTCAACGAGAACTACGATCAGCATCGGCACGGCATACATTTTCCGGATGGCTCGACGCTCACCAACATGTTTCCTGGGCGGCGCGACGCGATCGTGAACTCGATTCACCATCAGGCCGTCAAGACATTGGGACGCGATCTCAATATCGAGGCGGTGTCGGCATCGGACGGCATTATCGAGGCCGTGCGCTATCGCCGGGCGCCGTTCGTCATGGGCGTGCAGTGGCACCCGGAGTTTCATCGCGCGGGCGGTCCCGAATTGCTGGACTGCACGCCGTTGCTCGATACGTTTCTGCGCGTCGCACGCGAAACGCGGTTCTGA